The region AGCTGCGGCATCTTATCGGCGGGTCGGCCGGATCCGTCGTTTCGGCCGTTTCGGCAGTTGATCGGCTGAGTGGCTTGGCTGCTTTCAGCCGCTGGGCACGCTGGCGCAGTTGGCGCTGCCTTGGCGGTCAACCAGCAGACGGAAGCTGCGGCCTTGCGGCAGACGGCGCCAGTTGTCCAGCGGTTGGCGGCAGACCCAGCGCTGGCCGTTCGCGGCCACCAGTTCTAACTCGTAAAACTGATGGCGTGCGCCCAGGCGCTGGCGGCTCAGCTCCTGCGAGCCTTGCGTCAATTCGGGCTCGGGCCAGCGTGGTGGTTCGGGGTCTACGCCTTGTCGGGAGGCTTGCCACAGCGTGCGCCAAGTCGGCACGGTGTAGCGGCAATGGGCGCGAAGTGGGGCGTCGGCACTTGCAGCCGCGGTAGCGGGTGTATCGACGGCTGCTCCCACCAAGCGCTGGCTTTGGACCTGTGCGCCGGCGGGCAACTCATCGCACCAGGCCGAGCCCAGCTCGGCGATCTGCCGCTCCACCTCGATCTCCAGGCGCCAGATCTTGCGCTGCACTTGCACCTCCACACCGCGCGGGCCGAAGAGGCGATAGGCCAAAGGCAAGCTCAGGGCCAGCAGCGCGAGTGCCAGGGCCAGGCGCGGCAGCTGTGCGCGCAGGCGGCGAACTGTGCCGTGGGGTGCTGGGCTTGAACTTTCGGCGGGGCGTTCTGACATGGCGGCGATTGTCGGGGCAGCTGACTGAGCCGAGGCCCCTCGGCCGCGTCAAGGCTCAGCGGCGAATCACCAACTTTTGATACAAGCCGCCGAAGTACAAATGCTTTTCGACCTTGAGCGGCGGGTCTTGCGCAGGCAGGAAGCTCGTCACCTCATGTCGCCACAAATCCATGGCAAAGGGTTCCAGCCATTTGAAAACTAGCCGCATCAGGGGACGCAAGGGGTGCCAGGCTGCTGGGCGGTGATAGTCCACGATAACCAGCTTGCCACCGGGTTTGAGTACGCGCAGCCCTTCCGCCAAGCTGGCGCGGCGCACGGCCTCTGGTTGCTCGTGCAGTAGGAAGAACATCAGCACTTGTTCGTAACTGGCGTTGGCAGCCGGCAAGGCCGAGGAGTCGCCATGCAGCAAACGCAGCTGCTCCGACGGAGGTAGCTTCCTTCCCAAGTTTTCCAGCTGCACGGGCAAGATGTCCAGCACATCCAGTTGCGCCTGCGGTGCCAAGGCTTGTTGCAGGCGCGCTGTGAGATTGCCGTAGACGCAGGCCACCTGCAGAGTGCGGTTCGGCATGGCTTGGCCTTGTCCGCTGGGCTCGGTCAAATCCTTGATGGCCGCGTCGCTCAAACGCGCGTAATTGCCAAACAAGATGGCATTGACCAGCCAGCCGCGCTCAAAAGTCTGCACCGCCCTGGGGTGAACATAGGCCCACCAGTAGACCCGTTCGAGATAGCTCGGCACCAGCGGCGGTCTGGCGCGTACTGCGGGCGCCGTTGCTCCCGCTAAGGTGGGCCGAGCAAGTTCGGTTGGTGAGCTGGTGGCGGTTTCAGGCATCAGACATGGCGTGACTTCAGACAAAGTGACAGCCCAAGTACGATGCAGCGCGGCAAGGAACTTGGCGTGGCGGCTGCCAATATGCCATCAAAATTGGACCTGACTGGGCCGCTGCCGTTGCAGCAAGTTCCAGCGTTCAGGTGCCGCGGACGTAAGGGTTGGTCCGGCGCTCGGTGCCGAAGTCGCTCTCAGGCCCGTGACCGGGGATGAACACCGTGTCGTCGCCCATGGGCCAAAGCCTTTGGGTGATCGAGTTGATCAAGGTGGCATGGTCGCCGCCGGGGAAGTCGCTGCGGCCCACGCCGCCGGCGAAGAGCACATCGCCGACAAAGGCGCGCTTGATCGCGGCGCTATGGAACACCACATGGCCGGGCGTGTGGCCGGGGCAGTGGCGCACATTCAGGGTTTGCTTGCCGATGCTGACGGTGTCGCCGTCGGCCAGCCAACGCGTCGGGGTGAAGGGCTCGGCGGCGGGGAAGCCGAACATCTGGCTTTGCTTGGCCAGGCCGTCGATCCAGAACTGATCGCCCGGATGCGGGCCGATGATGGGCAAGCCCAATTCCCGCGCCAGCTGACCGGTGCCGCCGGCATGGTCGATATGCGCGTGGGTGAGCCAAATCGCTTTGAGGGTCAGGTCTTGCTGGCGCACCACTTCCAACAAACGCGGCAGGTCGCCGCCAGGGTCGATGATGGCGGCCTCACGGCTTTCATCACACCAGACGATGGAGCAGTTTTGCGCGAAAGCGGTGACGGGAACGGTGAGGTAGCGCAGGGTCATGGGCGGGCCGTGTGGGGCGGTCGAGGAGCGGGTTCTGAATGCAGCAGTGCAAGGTAAACACGGGCGAATGGCCCGCGCATTCGATCTTAATATGGGGCTCATCGTGCGCCGGCGTCCCTCCCGGGGAGCGCGGCTGATATCGCCCTGCCGAGAAGGGCATTTTTTGGAGCCTTTTCATGGCGGATGCGTCGGCAATCAAGCTGTCCCGGATGGTGTTGGAAAAAGAGCCCTATGTGCGATTTGCCGTCACCGACATCGACGGCGTCTGCCGCGGCAAGCACCTCAGCGGCGAGAAGATGGCCAGCATGTTGGAGGGCGGCGGCACCATTGCCAGCGCGGTGTTCGGCTGGGACATTGAGGATCGGCTCTACGACCGCGTCAGCTTCACCGGCTTTCACACCGGCTTCCCGGACATTGGCCTGCGGCTTGACCCCAGCACCGCGCGTCAGCTGCCTTGGGATGATGGCCGTTGGCTGATCCTGGGCGAGCATGTTCAGGCCGACGGCCAACCGCTGCCGATCTGCCCGCGCCAAGTGCTCAAGCGGGTGCTGGCAAAGGCCGAGCGCATGGGCTTCACGGCCCAGGTCGGGGTTGAGTTTGAGTGGTTTGTGCTGGCCGAAACCGAGCTGTCGGTGCGCCAGAAGGGCTATCGCGACCTGGTTACCGCCACCCATGGCGCCACCAATTACTCGCCTTTTCGCATTGATGCCCAGCAGGCTTTTGTGCGCGACTTGTTCACCAACCTGAACGCCATGGATGTGCCGCTGGAGGCCTTGCACACCGAGGCCGGCCCCGGCAATTTTGAGGCCGCGATCCGCTACACCGAGGCCTTGCAAGCGGCCGACCGTGCGGTGCTATTCAAGGAGTCGGTGCGTGAGATTGGCCGCCGACACGGGCTCTTGAACACCTTCATGGCCAAGTTCTCGGTGGACTATCCCGGCTGCGGCCAGCACCTGCACCAAAGCCTTTGGCGCGATGGCCGCAACGCCTTCCATGATGCCAAGGGCGCGGCCGGCATGAGCGACACCATGCGTCATTTCATCGCTGGTCAGCTATACGGCCTGCCACAGTTGCTGCCGATGTACGCGCCCTTCATCAACAGCTATAAGCGCTTGGTGGACAACAACTTGGCGCCAGTCAAGCCGACCTGGGCGATCGACAACCGCAATGCTTCGCTGCGCGTGATCCCCGGCGCGGCCTCATCGCTGCGGCTGGAGACGCGTAGTGCGGGCGCGGATGCCAATCCCTACCTCGCCATTGCAGCGGCACTGGCCTCGGGCCTCTATGGCATTGAACATCAGCTCGCGCTTGAGCTGCCGGCGGTGAATGGCGCTAATCACGGCGCGGAAGACGTGCAGCGCCTGCCCGCCACCCTGGCCGAGGCCACGGCCGCGATGATCCAATCCAGCCTGGCCAAAGAGTTGTTTGGCCCAGAGTTCGTGAACCACTTTGTTGAAACTCGCCAGTCAGAGGTGGCGCGCTTCAATCAATGCGTGACGGATTGGGAGTTGGCGCGCTATCTTGAGTTGGCTTGATTCGCCTTCGCCGGCCCGGCGAGTGCGGGCCGGAGGATGGGCTCAGGCGTGGTCCAGCAAGGCGCGCAATTGGTCGTCCCAATGCTCCAGGTCTTCCGCGCTGATGTGCAACCAAGCCATGGCGTCGGCGTGGTGGGCGGCCCAATCGGCTTCCTGGTCCAGGCCCTCGTGCATGCGCATCAGGTGCTCGGCGATCAGGCCGGCGGCAACCAGGGTGTGGACTTCGGGTTCGATGTCCGAGGCGCCCATGGATTCGAGGCTGTGGTGCAGGCGGATCGCCGCCATCAGCTCCGGCGCCATATTCCAAGCGCGGGCCAGCAGGGCGCCGGCCACGGCGTGGTCGGTGCGGTGGTTGGCGTTTTCGGTGGCGATGAAGGAGCGGTCAATGCGCGCGGCGGCCTCCACCAGGGTCGAGCCATAGCCGCGCAAGCTTTGCAGCAGGACCGGAATGCCCACATGGCAAAACAGGCCGAAGGTGTGGGCCAGGTCGGGCGACAAGCCCGGCAGCTGCCGTGCCACAAAAGCCATGGCGCGGGCGCGTTTGGCTGAGCGCTCCCAGAAGCGGGTCAGATGCGGGTTGTTGACCGGGAAGGCATTGCGCAGCAGAAAGGCGGTCATCACCTGCGCCGTCTCGTCCAGGCCAATCCGGGTCATGGCTTGGCCCACGGTGTTGCAGGGCATGCCGTCGGACAGGTGAATGGGGCTGTTGGCCAGGCGCAGCAGGGTGGCGGACATGGCCACATCGCTGGCGGCGATGCGTGCCACTTCGGTCAAATCTGGCGGGTTGTTTGCCATCGCCTGTTGCAGCCGGGCCAGCAGCTCAGGGCATGGGGGGATGATGATTTGTTTGAGCGGTCCGGTCTGGCGCGCTTTGTCAACTTCTTGGCGGATTGTCTGGGTGCTCATGGAATACAAAGGAAATTGGCCCTGCACCTGGCCGCCATATGGGGCGCAGCCTGTAAAGTGCATCGGATTATGGCTTGCTGCATTGCTTTGCAGGCCTCTCGCCAGCTGAATTCGGACGCAACAACGCATGCTCTTTTGCGCTCAACGTGCCAAAGTGCCTAGACCGGGCTTGACCCGGCGCTGGCTGCTGCGCGTCTGTGCGAGCCTGGCCTTGGCGGCCGGCGTGCTGCCTACGCTGAGCTACGCGCTGGATCGCGGTCGCTGGCTGGAGGCGGCGGCCAAGGTCTCGCCGCGGGCGCTGGCCGAGGCGCAGCAGATGCTGCAGCTGATTGAGCGCGCCACCGCCATGGACGAAGTGGCGCGGGTGAGCGAGGTCAATGGCTTCGTCAACAAGCACATCGAATTTCGCGACGACATCGAGGTCTGGGGCAAGATCGACTACTGGGCCAGCCCGCTGGAATCGCTGGCCAAGGGCCAGGGCGATTGCGAGGACTACGCCATTGCCAAGTATTTCGCCCTTTTGTCGGCCGGCATGCCGGTGGCCAAGCTGCGTATGGTTTATG is a window of Paucibacter sp. KCTC 42545 DNA encoding:
- a CDS encoding transglutaminase-like cysteine peptidase encodes the protein MLFCAQRAKVPRPGLTRRWLLRVCASLALAAGVLPTLSYALDRGRWLEAAAKVSPRALAEAQQMLQLIERATAMDEVARVSEVNGFVNKHIEFRDDIEVWGKIDYWASPLESLAKGQGDCEDYAIAKYFALLSAGMPVAKLRMVYVRASLGGRSIAHMVLAYYAQPSAEPLILDNLIADVRPASQRPDLQPVFSFNGEGLWQGVGATSAGDPLQRLSLWRDLLAKARAEGF
- a CDS encoding glutamine synthetase family protein — translated: MADASAIKLSRMVLEKEPYVRFAVTDIDGVCRGKHLSGEKMASMLEGGGTIASAVFGWDIEDRLYDRVSFTGFHTGFPDIGLRLDPSTARQLPWDDGRWLILGEHVQADGQPLPICPRQVLKRVLAKAERMGFTAQVGVEFEWFVLAETELSVRQKGYRDLVTATHGATNYSPFRIDAQQAFVRDLFTNLNAMDVPLEALHTEAGPGNFEAAIRYTEALQAADRAVLFKESVREIGRRHGLLNTFMAKFSVDYPGCGQHLHQSLWRDGRNAFHDAKGAAGMSDTMRHFIAGQLYGLPQLLPMYAPFINSYKRLVDNNLAPVKPTWAIDNRNASLRVIPGAASSLRLETRSAGADANPYLAIAAALASGLYGIEHQLALELPAVNGANHGAEDVQRLPATLAEATAAMIQSSLAKELFGPEFVNHFVETRQSEVARFNQCVTDWELARYLELA
- the rquA gene encoding rhodoquinone biosynthesis methyltransferase RquA — its product is MPSYLERVYWWAYVHPRAVQTFERGWLVNAILFGNYARLSDAAIKDLTEPSGQGQAMPNRTLQVACVYGNLTARLQQALAPQAQLDVLDILPVQLENLGRKLPPSEQLRLLHGDSSALPAANASYEQVLMFFLLHEQPEAVRRASLAEGLRVLKPGGKLVIVDYHRPAAWHPLRPLMRLVFKWLEPFAMDLWRHEVTSFLPAQDPPLKVEKHLYFGGLYQKLVIRR
- a CDS encoding HDOD domain-containing protein, with the translated sequence MSTQTIRQEVDKARQTGPLKQIIIPPCPELLARLQQAMANNPPDLTEVARIAASDVAMSATLLRLANSPIHLSDGMPCNTVGQAMTRIGLDETAQVMTAFLLRNAFPVNNPHLTRFWERSAKRARAMAFVARQLPGLSPDLAHTFGLFCHVGIPVLLQSLRGYGSTLVEAAARIDRSFIATENANHRTDHAVAGALLARAWNMAPELMAAIRLHHSLESMGASDIEPEVHTLVAAGLIAEHLMRMHEGLDQEADWAAHHADAMAWLHISAEDLEHWDDQLRALLDHA
- a CDS encoding MBL fold metallo-hydrolase; the protein is MTLRYLTVPVTAFAQNCSIVWCDESREAAIIDPGGDLPRLLEVVRQQDLTLKAIWLTHAHIDHAGGTGQLARELGLPIIGPHPGDQFWIDGLAKQSQMFGFPAAEPFTPTRWLADGDTVSIGKQTLNVRHCPGHTPGHVVFHSAAIKRAFVGDVLFAGGVGRSDFPGGDHATLINSITQRLWPMGDDTVFIPGHGPESDFGTERRTNPYVRGT